The Epinephelus lanceolatus isolate andai-2023 chromosome 11, ASM4190304v1, whole genome shotgun sequence genome window below encodes:
- the xrra1 gene encoding X-ray radiation resistance-associated protein 1 isoform X2, which translates to MTAAASYKFDHGHSNPTKCFPTRTFLRRRKEGAGHWLVAYRKAEKQKHRNVHRRIKETCKEYDSNRGAGSPQGNTLDGPFLLQLHCVDKPYELCAVDISEQKLNSVKHEELKVFDNVAYIDASINSLSLGSFSSFVSLRELSLSLNGISNMTFQASDFPHLKVLDLSYNSLSADDIVSIGQLPRLKVLHLTGNQLHHLPPDLGSSNHDTTQLPPKEEDTQFKALEVLMLDDNRLTSGVFNSLANLRRLRFLNLQGNRISEIPYLQLTGCSKPWQTSIEEHAGEEGLAHTEPNPDTGENFKTISQIAHKKNWDNHLKGSNFPLPELQFLNLADNKIAEEEAVMAVSLFPMLREIDLHSNPLTTKRSGDPPLLAYYLQERLGIMIKRKKTQEVVKHPLKVSTDPKWKVEEKIPKVLKKPALMNAPCPSQTHVEKSEATVERTQESEGENSWDDTLQENTEPFFVTQATDVPKYEFDLQPGEKETAENKDDIIPEKFPCYKMLMDAKPNPDVVEPVGIQTTVRMLEHALKNLNIYRDSKPKLDSIQTPYRGRERRIKNLPPLKPIKHPTERVHELIKEIKESTTIREVPLSSAIHGTGVNKQEHKEALSLLSDIKTKHRMVYKKSMEQAASIKSDRNTNQSRADPSSVQTL; encoded by the exons ATGACTGCAGCAGCGTCCTATAAATTTGATCATGGACACAGCAATCCTACCAAATGTTTCCCAACCCGGACATTCCTGCGTCGAAGGAAAGAAG GTGCTGGTCATTGGCTTGTGGCTTACAGAAAGgcagagaaacagaaacacaggaaCGTGCACAGACGAATAAAAGAGACTTGTAAAGAATATGATAGCAACAGAGGGGCTGGTTCTCCTCAAGGTAACACATTAGACGGACCTTTCCTG CTCCAGTTACACTGTGTTGATAAGCCGTATGAGCTCTGTGCTGTTGACATCAGTGAGCAGAAACTGAACTCT GTTAAGCATGAAGAACTCAAGGTGTTTGATAATGTAGCCTACATCGATGCATCCATTAACTCCCTCTCTTTag GGTCTTTCAGCAGTTTCGTGTCTTTAAGAGAGCTCTCTCTGTCATTAAACGGGATCAGCAATATGACGTTTCAAGCTAGTGACTTTCCTCATCTTAAG GTTTTGGATTTGTCCTACAACTCTTTGTCAGCTGATGATATTGTTTCCATTGGGCAGCTTCCACGTCTAAAAGTCCTTCATCTGACTGGAAATCAGcttcatcatcttcctcctgatcTGGGTTCTTCCAACCATGACACCACTCAGCT GCCACCCAAAGAAGAAGACACACAGTTTAAAGCTCTTGAAGTCCTGATGCTTGACGATAACAGACTGACCTCTGGAGTCTTCAACAGTCTTGCAAACCTCAGGAG GCTAAGGTTTTTAAACCTACAGGGGAACCGCATTTCTGAAATCCCATATTTGCAGCTGACGGGGTGTTCAAAACCATGGCAGACTTCTATTGAAGAGCatgctggagaagagggactTG CCCACACTGAACCAAATCCTGACACTGGTGAAAATTTCAAGACAATCTCACAG ATCGCTCACAAGAAAAACTGGGACAACCACCTCAAAGGATCCAATTTCCCACTACCAGAGCTTCAGTTCCTGAATTTAGCTGACAACAAG ATTGCCGAGGAAGAAGCAGTGATGGCTGTCAGTCTTTTCCCGATGCTCAGAGAAATTGACCTTCACTCCAACCCTCTGACCACAAAGAGAAGTG GAGACCCTCCGTTACTGGCCTACTACCTCCAAGAGAGACTGGGGATAATGATAAAGCGTAAGAAGACACAGGAAGTTGTGAAGCACCCACTGAAGGTGTCCACTGATCCAAAATGGAAG GTGGAAGAAAAAATCCCAAAGGTGTTGAAGAAGCCAGCATTGATGAACGCACCCTGTCCTTCTCAAACTCATGTTGAGAAAAGTGAGGCGACTGTCGAGAGAACACAAGAATCAGAGGGCGAGAATAGCTGGGACGACACCCTCCAAGAAAACACAGAGCCCTTCTTTGTTACTCAG GCAACAGATGTTCCCAAGTACGAGTTTGATCTCCAACCTGGTGAAAAAGAAACCGCAGAAAACAAGGACGATATCATTCCTGAAAAATTCCCATGCTACAAAATGTTGATGGATGCGAAACCAAACCCTGATGTGGTGGAGCCCGTTG GAATTCAGACCACTGTTCGGATGCTGGAACACGCACTGAAGAATCTTAATATTTACAGAGACTCTAAACCAAAACTTGATAGTATCCAGACGCcatacagaggaagagagagaagg ATTAAAAACCTTCCACCTTTGAAGCCAATAAAACACCCCACTGAAAGGGTCCATGAACTGATCAAGGAAATCAAAGAGAGTACGACGATCAGAGAAGTCCCCTTAA GCAGTGCCATACATGGCACAGGCGTTAACAAGCAAGAGCATAAGGAAGCTCTGTCCCTGCTGAGTGACATCAAGACTAAGCACAGGATGGTGTATAAGAAATCAATGGAACAAGCAGCCAGCATCAAGTCTGATAGGAACACCAACCAAAGCAGAGCAGACCCCTCATCTGTGCAGACGCTTTAA
- the xrra1 gene encoding X-ray radiation resistance-associated protein 1 isoform X1 → MTAAASYKFDHGHSNPTKCFPTRTFLRRRKEGAGHWLVAYRKAEKQKHRNVHRRIKETCKEYDSNRGAGSPQGNTLDGPFLLQLHCVDKPYELCAVDISEQKLNSVKHEELKVFDNVAYIDASINSLSLGSFSSFVSLRELSLSLNGISNMTFQASDFPHLKVLDLSYNSLSADDIVSIGQLPRLKVLHLTGNQLHHLPPDLGSSNHDTTQLPPKEEDTQFKALEVLMLDDNRLTSGVFNSLANLRRLRFLNLQGNRISEIPYLQLTGCSKPWQTSIEEHAGEEGLAHTEPNPDTGENFKTISQIAHKKNWDNHLKGSNFPLPELQFLNLADNKIAEEEAVMAVSLFPMLREIDLHSNPLTTKRSGDPPLLAYYLQERLGIMIKRKKTQEVVKHPLKVSTDPKWKVEEKIPKVLKKPALMNAPCPSQTHVEKSEATVERTQESEGENSWDDTLQENTEPFFVTQATDVPKYEFDLQPGEKETAENKDDIIPEKFPCYKMLMDAKPNPDVVEPVAGIQTTVRMLEHALKNLNIYRDSKPKLDSIQTPYRGRERRIKNLPPLKPIKHPTERVHELIKEIKESTTIREVPLSSAIHGTGVNKQEHKEALSLLSDIKTKHRMVYKKSMEQAASIKSDRNTNQSRADPSSVQTL, encoded by the exons ATGACTGCAGCAGCGTCCTATAAATTTGATCATGGACACAGCAATCCTACCAAATGTTTCCCAACCCGGACATTCCTGCGTCGAAGGAAAGAAG GTGCTGGTCATTGGCTTGTGGCTTACAGAAAGgcagagaaacagaaacacaggaaCGTGCACAGACGAATAAAAGAGACTTGTAAAGAATATGATAGCAACAGAGGGGCTGGTTCTCCTCAAGGTAACACATTAGACGGACCTTTCCTG CTCCAGTTACACTGTGTTGATAAGCCGTATGAGCTCTGTGCTGTTGACATCAGTGAGCAGAAACTGAACTCT GTTAAGCATGAAGAACTCAAGGTGTTTGATAATGTAGCCTACATCGATGCATCCATTAACTCCCTCTCTTTag GGTCTTTCAGCAGTTTCGTGTCTTTAAGAGAGCTCTCTCTGTCATTAAACGGGATCAGCAATATGACGTTTCAAGCTAGTGACTTTCCTCATCTTAAG GTTTTGGATTTGTCCTACAACTCTTTGTCAGCTGATGATATTGTTTCCATTGGGCAGCTTCCACGTCTAAAAGTCCTTCATCTGACTGGAAATCAGcttcatcatcttcctcctgatcTGGGTTCTTCCAACCATGACACCACTCAGCT GCCACCCAAAGAAGAAGACACACAGTTTAAAGCTCTTGAAGTCCTGATGCTTGACGATAACAGACTGACCTCTGGAGTCTTCAACAGTCTTGCAAACCTCAGGAG GCTAAGGTTTTTAAACCTACAGGGGAACCGCATTTCTGAAATCCCATATTTGCAGCTGACGGGGTGTTCAAAACCATGGCAGACTTCTATTGAAGAGCatgctggagaagagggactTG CCCACACTGAACCAAATCCTGACACTGGTGAAAATTTCAAGACAATCTCACAG ATCGCTCACAAGAAAAACTGGGACAACCACCTCAAAGGATCCAATTTCCCACTACCAGAGCTTCAGTTCCTGAATTTAGCTGACAACAAG ATTGCCGAGGAAGAAGCAGTGATGGCTGTCAGTCTTTTCCCGATGCTCAGAGAAATTGACCTTCACTCCAACCCTCTGACCACAAAGAGAAGTG GAGACCCTCCGTTACTGGCCTACTACCTCCAAGAGAGACTGGGGATAATGATAAAGCGTAAGAAGACACAGGAAGTTGTGAAGCACCCACTGAAGGTGTCCACTGATCCAAAATGGAAG GTGGAAGAAAAAATCCCAAAGGTGTTGAAGAAGCCAGCATTGATGAACGCACCCTGTCCTTCTCAAACTCATGTTGAGAAAAGTGAGGCGACTGTCGAGAGAACACAAGAATCAGAGGGCGAGAATAGCTGGGACGACACCCTCCAAGAAAACACAGAGCCCTTCTTTGTTACTCAG GCAACAGATGTTCCCAAGTACGAGTTTGATCTCCAACCTGGTGAAAAAGAAACCGCAGAAAACAAGGACGATATCATTCCTGAAAAATTCCCATGCTACAAAATGTTGATGGATGCGAAACCAAACCCTGATGTGGTGGAGCCCGTTG caGGAATTCAGACCACTGTTCGGATGCTGGAACACGCACTGAAGAATCTTAATATTTACAGAGACTCTAAACCAAAACTTGATAGTATCCAGACGCcatacagaggaagagagagaagg ATTAAAAACCTTCCACCTTTGAAGCCAATAAAACACCCCACTGAAAGGGTCCATGAACTGATCAAGGAAATCAAAGAGAGTACGACGATCAGAGAAGTCCCCTTAA GCAGTGCCATACATGGCACAGGCGTTAACAAGCAAGAGCATAAGGAAGCTCTGTCCCTGCTGAGTGACATCAAGACTAAGCACAGGATGGTGTATAAGAAATCAATGGAACAAGCAGCCAGCATCAAGTCTGATAGGAACACCAACCAAAGCAGAGCAGACCCCTCATCTGTGCAGACGCTTTAA
- the LOC117266062 gene encoding sialidase-3, protein MGNTPSKSGSGEEPVKTTLFEKEPSGITYRIPALIYLRHCHTFLAFAEKRSSPSDNDAKILVMRRGTLKDDGSVQWSSSQELSTACLPNHRTMNPCPVYEKNNKTLFLFFVCIWGNTSECRQIITGKNKARLCCVSSSDDGQTWSHARDLTESVIGETIHKWATFAVGPGHGVQLENGRLIIPAYAYYVPYRCCSVPIPFTVYPRALSLYSADFGQTWQIGKMLRKKSCECEMAEIIDHEGRSHLYCNARNTGGHRCEALSENSGVYFDKPHIASELVEPPSGCQGSVIGFPAPEFVPNDDAESKACGTSLLSPDTQTWLLFIHPTNKSGRRDMGVYLNRSPLHSSGWDRPRIIHSGPSGYSDLAYNGDKDQFSCLMECGKESELEQIAFLSFTLNDVMQTGSKKDKKMR, encoded by the exons ATGGGAAATACGCCATCAAAGAGTGGCAGCGGAGAGGAACCGGTCAAAACAACTTTGTTTGAAAAGGAGCCAAGTGGGATAACATACAGGATTCCTGCCCTTATTTATCTGAGGCACTGTCACACCTTCCTCGCCTTTGCAGAGAAAAGATCCTCGCCTTCTGACAATGATGCCAAAATCCTTGTTATGAGAAGAGGAACACTGAAAGATGATGGATCTGTTCAG TGGTCCTCCAGTCAGGAGCTGTCAACAGCATGCCTGCCAAACCACCGCACTATGAATCCCTGCCCTGtgtatgaaaaaaacaacaaaacactgtttttatttttcgtCTGTATCTGGGGAAACACCTCAGAGTGCAGGCAGATCATCACAGGTAAGAACAAAGCACGTCtttgctgtgtgagcagcagcGATGACGGACAAACCTGGAGTCATGCAAGAGACTTAACAGAAAGTGTTATTGGTGAGACTATCCATAAGTGGGCCACATTCGCTGTGGGACCGGGCCACGGTGTGCAGCTGGAAAATGGCAGATTGATCATCCCAGCGTACGCTTACTACGTCCCTTACAGATGCTGTTCCGTCCCCATTCCCTTTACAGTCTACCCACGTGCACTGTCACTTTATAGCGCGGACTTTGGCCAAACTTGGCAAATAGGTAAGATGCTTCGGAAAAAGTCATGCGAATGTGAAATGGCAGAGATCATAGACCACGAGGGCAGGAGTCATCTTTACTGCAATGCTCGTAACACTGGAGGCCACAGGTGTGAGGCCCTGAGTGAGAACAGCGGTGTGTATTTTGACAAACCCCACATTGCTTCAGAGCTTGTTGAGCCACCTTCAGGCTGTCAAGGCAGTGTCATTGGCTTTCCTGCTCCTGAGTTTGTCCCCAACGATGACGCTGAAAGCAAAGCTTGTGGCACGTCGCTCCTGTCTCCAGACACACAAACCTGGCTCCTTTTCATCCACCCAACTAACAAGTCTGGCAGAAGGGACATGGGCGTGTATTTGAACCGATCCCCCCTGCACTCCTCAGGGTGGGACAGGCCTAGGATCATCCACAGCGGGCCCAGCGGCTACTCCGACCTGGCTTACAACGGAGACAAGGATCAGTTTTCCTGCCTGATGGAGTGCGGGAAGGAAAGTGAACTTGAGCAGATCGCGTTCTTGTCATTTACCCTTAATGATGTCATGCAGACAGGCAGCAAGAAAGACAAGAAGATGCGCTGA